The sequence GCAAACAAACCTTATATGATTGTTGTATTCGGTGTTGTATACTTTGTAATCTACTACGTACTCTTCCGTTTCTTGATCGTTAAGTTTAATATTAAAACTCCTGGACGTGAAGAAGTATTGCTAGATGATACAATTCTCGCTGCATCAGACAGCAAATTTGCACATCAAGCAGAAATTATTCTTAATGCGCTTGGTGGTAAAGAAAATGTTAAGAGCGTTGACTACTGTACAACACGCCTTCGTCTTGAATTATTTGAAACTGAAAATATTGACGAAAAAGCAATTAAAGGAACTGGTGCAGCAGGTATCGTAAGACCTGGTGGAAGCAGTCTTCAAGTTATTGTAGGTACAAACGTACAATTTGTAGCCGATGAATTCAAAAACTTAATCAAATAATCGTACACGTATTATCCTACTCTATAAAAAAAACCGGTATGGCTACCGGTTTTTTTCATGCTTCATAATTTGGTAAAGATGTATTGCAAGATACATGCGTTCATCCATCGAGAGTTCATAGTCAAATCGTGTATTGACGTATTGATTAATCTTTGCGACACAATCGTTATATTTTTTTAACTTCGCTGCAATAAATAGATTCAGTTCACCAATGCTTTCATCAAATGGATGACTGGAACTTGGATTTCCAATAATCCGTTGTGCAAGATACTTTAGGTGGGTTGCAAGACGTGTATACGCAGGTTGACTGGTATTCATCTCAATACCCAACTCACTTTGTACAATCACCATAACATCCTTTAGAAACATCATGGTATTTTGAGCTTGATGCGATATATTCCCATTACTTGCATTAACGATGTGAATTACGAGATAGCCGATTTCATCTTCAGGAAGTGTTACCTCGAAGCGTTTATTAATATAATTCAAAGCCCATGTGCCAACTTTAAATTCATCAGGATAATACATTTTAATTTCTTCCGTAAAAAGTCCCGGCAATTCAACATCCTCTTTTGATCTGAGTACTGCATAGTAGATATGATCTGTAAGTGCCACGTTTATCGTATCACTCAGTGATATATCCAAAACAGAATGAGCATATTCCACAATCGCTCGCGTGGCTTCAAAATAATCCACTGGTATTTTATTAAGAAGTTGTTCAAAGTCGTCTTGGCTATCACTTACCACTTTAAACATTTTTTCGATGCGCGAAGCATCAATTTCGTCCCCTATTTTGTGTTGGAAACCGATTCCTGAACCCGTAACAACCATGTCTTCTCCATCGATAAATGTAGCGACACAGTTATTATTAAAGATTTTCGTTATGTGCATATCAAAAACCCATCCCCTTTTTTATAGGCCTATTATAACATAGACCCTTCTATTTAAAGGTGAAAGTCGTCTTATCTCCATAAAAAAAGAGAGGATATTCCTCTCTTTGGTTATTCAATTTAATTAATGTTTACCGTTAAGTTTAAGTAGTTTCATAATTTCGACGATAATCATTGGTACAAACATCAACATCACAACAATCATCCAGTGATGTCCATCAAGTGTTCCAAGTTTAAATAAATCGTTTAGAACTGGAATGAATAATACCGCAAGAATCATGAGCCCATTAATGAGCGTTGCCATGATGAGGTATTTATTTTTCCAGAATGATGTGAATACTGATTTTTCACTTGAATGAATACTGTAGGAATGGATTAATTGTGAGAATGCTAATACGATAAATGCCATTGTCGTACCTGTTTCAGTATCACCAACAGCCCATAGACGCCCTGCTCCGTACATGTAAGCAAAGAGTGCAACGCCCCCTACAACAGCACCTTGGTACCCAATACGCCAAAGCATTGATTTACTGATAAGTGAACCTGTGCGATCTGGTTGACGTTCCATAATACCATCTTCTGCACCATCAACACCAAGTGCTAATGCTGGAAGACTATCCGTTACAAGGTTAATCCATAATAAGTGAATTGGTAGAAGGGGTGCATCCCAGTCAAGGAGTACCGCAATTAATAACAGTAACAATTCTCCAACATTACATGATAGTAAGTAAGAGATTGCTTTCATAATATTATCTTTAATACGACGACCTTCACCAATTGCAGTTACTACTGTAGCAAAGTTATCATCTGTAAGAACCATGTCCGCTGCACCTTTAGCAACTTCCGTTCCAACAATACCCATTGCTGCACCGATGTCAGCACGTTTTAGGGCAGGCGCATCGTTAACACCATCACCTGTCATCGCCACGATATCACCATGACGTTTCCAAGCGGAAATAATGCGCATTTTATGTTCTGGAGAAACACGTGCATACACGCCAATATGTTGAACTTGTTCGAACAATTCATCATCCGTCATTGCATCTAATTCTTTTCCAGAAATAACACGTTGTCCATCCTCAAGGAGTCCAATTTCACGACCAATTGCAGATGCGGTAACAGCATGGTCACCCGTGATCATTACGACACGAATACCTGCTTTTTTACTTGTTTTAATTGCTTCTGTAACTTCAGGACGTGGAGGGTCGATCATCCCTACCAATCCAACAAATGTTAGTTCACTTTCAATTTCGGTTGCTTCTAAGTCTGTATTTGAAACAGATTTTTTAGCAAGTGCAAGAACGCGTAGTGCCTTGACACCCATTTCTTGATTATTTTTTTGAATGCGTTCAATATCTTCTTGAGTAATTGCACGAACACCATTTTCATCTTGGTATTGTGTTACAACGGCAAGAACTTCATCAACGCCACCTTTTACAAATACTGTAGCATCCCCATCAATATCATTAATGGTACTCATACGTTTACGTCCTGAATCAAAAGGAACCTCATTTAATCGTGTATGCTTTTGAATCAAGCCAACAGCATCAAGGTCAAGCGCTTCTGCCCATGCAGATAGTGCTGTCTCAGTTGGGTCTCCAAGCCAATTTCCATCGACCTTACGTGCATCATTACAGAGTAATAAACCACGTGATAATTCATTCACTTCACTTTCAGTCCAATATTCTTTTACCGTCATAACATTTTGTGTTAAAGTACCCGTTTTATCTGAACAGATAACCGTTGCGGAACCAAGCGTTTCAACA is a genomic window of Erysipelothrix amsterdamensis containing:
- a CDS encoding calcium-translocating P-type ATPase, PMCA-type, giving the protein MKDTKWYAKSLEEVAAKTDIVNGLTDAQIEASREKYGMNKLAEAKGRSFMMRLLDQFKDVTIIILLVAALISGIVGEHADAILIFAIVALNALIGMIQEDKAEKSLKALQDMSTPTAKVIRGGEEQTINSNDVVVGDLIVMDAGDLVPADLRIVQSNSLTVQEASLTGESVPVEKHADVVCAEDAVLGDRKNMAYSSGMVSYGRGQGVVVAVGMDTEVGKIATMLTETKSDPTPLQQQLNQLGKILGVGAIIACGIILLVGVLNNHDFLQMFLTAVSLAVAVVPESLPAVATIVLALGVQRLVERHAIVRNLPSVETLGSATVICSDKTGTLTQNVMTVKEYWTESEVNELSRGLLLCNDARKVDGNWLGDPTETALSAWAEALDLDAVGLIQKHTRLNEVPFDSGRKRMSTINDIDGDATVFVKGGVDEVLAVVTQYQDENGVRAITQEDIERIQKNNQEMGVKALRVLALAKKSVSNTDLEATEIESELTFVGLVGMIDPPRPEVTEAIKTSKKAGIRVVMITGDHAVTASAIGREIGLLEDGQRVISGKELDAMTDDELFEQVQHIGVYARVSPEHKMRIISAWKRHGDIVAMTGDGVNDAPALKRADIGAAMGIVGTEVAKGAADMVLTDDNFATVVTAIGEGRRIKDNIMKAISYLLSCNVGELLLLLIAVLLDWDAPLLPIHLLWINLVTDSLPALALGVDGAEDGIMERQPDRTGSLISKSMLWRIGYQGAVVGGVALFAYMYGAGRLWAVGDTETGTTMAFIVLAFSQLIHSYSIHSSEKSVFTSFWKNKYLIMATLINGLMILAVLFIPVLNDLFKLGTLDGHHWMIVVMLMFVPMIIVEIMKLLKLNGKH
- a CDS encoding PRD domain-containing protein codes for the protein MHITKIFNNNCVATFIDGEDMVVTGSGIGFQHKIGDEIDASRIEKMFKVVSDSQDDFEQLLNKIPVDYFEATRAIVEYAHSVLDISLSDTINVALTDHIYYAVLRSKEDVELPGLFTEEIKMYYPDEFKVGTWALNYINKRFEVTLPEDEIGYLVIHIVNASNGNISHQAQNTMMFLKDVMVIVQSELGIEMNTSQPAYTRLATHLKYLAQRIIGNPSSSHPFDESIGELNLFIAAKLKKYNDCVAKINQYVNTRFDYELSMDERMYLAIHLYQIMKHEKNR